CATGTACCTTTGGCTTATTTGGGTGGCTCCGGTTTGGGCTTTGGACAGCAGCACTTTCTGCAGGCCCAAATATATTGCTGGTGGCCCCTCCAGGAGGTACAGGTCTTTGTGGTTGAGCTGGAATTTCAGGTTCCCCAAATATTCCGCTGGTTTTTCCACCTATGGAACATACACAACGTCACCACATCTACTACAAATGATGGAGCCTCTCATCTTATCACTGTCCATCATCAAACATGAAGTGTCAACGAAAGAACGTACAGCTGGGTAAGATATTCATACGTTAGAATTCAGGCCATTGAATCCGATATGATTGATGACCATTTGACTTTCATGCATGTGCTGCGCAGGTCTGACCTGGGGGATTGGAGCGTCGGGGCGTGTTCTGAGGTTCCTCAGGAGGAGCGAAAACTTTAGAGGCCATCTTATTTGACCTTCTTGGGGATGCAGAGTCATCTTCATAGCCACCGAAGACGTTACTAGCCCCACCTCCCGGAGGCCTCAGCACCCTGCCAAAACAAACATAATATTAGACAAGAGTCGGCACAGACATAATATTTCTCCAATGGTATTCCACTATTAAATGTCAAATGGAATATACAGTTCTACAACTTGAGACTGACTTAGTCCTATATTCTTTGTCAGTGTGTATTATATAGTGTAAATCATTTCCTCTTTTCTCTTGTAAAATGTgggatacaaaaaaaacaagaagcagaTGTTTTTGGAACCAGAGGTTGCACACACGCTGACAAAATAACGGGTTGTTGCAGATCACACACAGGGACGGCGCCACACGTCCGACACCTTTGACCAGTCTGAAGTTTACGGCGAGCAACCACAAACTTTGCCAGAGACATTCAACGTTGATCTTCCACCGCAACAACGTGGCTCAGAGGATCGTGCGAACAATGACGAAGACATACGGAGGGGGATTCACACTTCCGCAGCAGACAACGCCTGGACCGGTTAGCACGAAAGGCTAACTGGGGCTTTCATGCGAGCTACAGTTGGAAGTAAGCTCCACCTCCACGCACAACGCCTAAGCCAAACCGACTTGAACCCGACAATACACGTTGTTTAACCTTATGTTTGAAGTCAAAGAACGCAACTACAGCGATGTCAAAGTGGCTCGCTCAATCGACTGGACGCTGCGGACCCAGCGGTTTGGTGTTGCGACCACACAACACTAGCACACACGCAGTCGTCACCTGGAGCTCGGTTTGGAACCGGTGTCCAATCCCTGGAACATGTTCGTCGAAGTcattgtggttttgttttgagcCTTCACGTCTACGCACACAACTTTGCCAACTGGACGAGTAACGAGTTCCGCCCAGTCGAACTCCGTAGTCAAGAATTTCAGTCCTCCCCTGCGACTGCTACTCAGAGGGGCGCTCGATTTCTGCACAACACATCCCGCCGAGGGAACTTCTGCGTTGTATAGTTCAcgttaaaaatacataaaacaaaggaagaaaatatGGGAGATGTATTTACATAtacaatgtgtttttgaatCCATAAAATGACAGGCCACGTAAATGTTACAGATACTTTTCAATACAAGTATCCGCCCATGGGAAGTGTGACCCTTTAAAAGCCACACCCGTGCCCTGTTTTAAAAATGCGAACTTCAAACGATGTATAATGACAATTAATATTGCCCTAAAGTTCAACTCATTTGACTCGGGCTATTCAATTAACACGAGATATTAGACAATGTTAAACAGCGGGTTGTATGTCAGAGCAGTCTACCGTCACGTTCcttgttttcaaaacacaatGGTTCGGTATTAAATGTAACACccaaatacaattgaaaatggAGCTGCATTGAACTTCTgatacttttaaaatgtttatctATGTCACCATTGGATCCATGATGGCTTTAGTCATGTGAGGGTCACAACCTAAAAAGTAATTCATATTTAACAAAAACTTGGAGAATGTTTCTCCACGTCACTTTACACGCAAAGtcgttaaaaaaaagaaagaaacaggaagagtGCCTCGATTGGTCCTTGGTCGTATTCAAACTTGCAAATAATTGGCGTAGCAATCTGTCAGTTATCTATTTATTATACGCCTCCCTGTTTTTATGGCCAATCAGAGCTATTGTTTTCGTGTCGCGGTGGGCGTGCCAACGCGCGTGCAGACTCGAGCCACAGGAACTGTCATCGCTGAGAGGTTGGAAGGCGGCTGTCAGCTAGCGATGCTAACTTATGTTTGGACTGGAAATTACTCCGAGAAACTTCCActtgaggtgaacattttatatcGACGTGTCATTCCAGATCCAAGTTAAGGTACTGTTTTTGCTTGCCTTTAGTTACAGTTATGTTTTTGCGCTCACGACTTGTTTGATTTGTGTTAGCTGGAAAACCACAACGCTAACATGCGCCAAATGAATGGACACCTGTTTACATGTTTTTCCGCGAAGGAACCTTTTAAATATCACATTGTTCCTGCAGTGTCAGTAAGTAGGTCCTGAGTCCAGTGTTTAAAGAACTGAACGTATGTATTGTTATTTCTGGAAGAATGCCTGAAAAGCAACACTAAATTAACAAAAAGACTTACAATAACTTGCTATTTCTCATGTGTAATGGCGAGTATCGTGTTGTAAAACACGAATTGCGTCTGATATATGATAAACtatttacatttgaatttgTGTGTGCATTGCACTTTACGTGTATTTTCTCAATGAGGTTGAGTGATTTAAAATATAGTGAGTGAACCTCAAAGTGAATTCATATCGTGTTTATAGGTTAAGCAGTTTTCATAACCCTTATTTTAATAGTAGTTGAGCTTTTTTTTACAGTTAATGCGGCAAGTTTACCTTTTACACAAACCTGAAATTACATAAAATTGCAGTTGGTGGTAACTGGAGTTCCTTTACCCATTACTCACTGTCCCTTTGTCTTATTTTCGCTGCTATGATGGAGTAAAACTTTGGAAATCAATATCAATAAACTACAGATGTATTTAACGGGAAACTCACATTGAAACACCAACTATGTATATTTCTGCTTTGCGATACAAAAGCACTTGTTGTTTGCTAACTTAGACATGTTCCCTTGTTTCTGTTCACAGCTTGATGATGGAGTTAGTTTGAATGAATGCTTAGTGAGTGATTTGTGGACGATGGCAACTAGAATAAATGTGTAACAGCTGGTTTGTAGGTTAAACGTAACAACAATGGTGTGTGATTGATTTGCTTTATTTCTGTATGAGACTGTGACGTCAAGTTAGTCCTCTTGCGAACACTTTAATAAAACAATGCATATCGACGCAGAAAATACTGACAGACTAACGCAGGTCCTCTGTCGATATGTGAAGTGTGTCCCCTTGCAAATATGTTCATTCGTTCTATTCCTTTTGATATATTATCACCGACTAATGTTGCCGATGGTGAACAGTTGAGCTGCGCACAGTTGAGTTCAGTCGAGGCTGGAGCAAGAAGAGGGCAAGAGAGCTGGGAGACAGTTGGAGCTTTTATTATGCCCACATTGATCATTTGTTGCTTATTTACCCGGTCGGACCCATGGTGAAGAGAAAGAAGACGTCATCGACAACCGAAGAGCATGAAAATGGGTATATTTGCGTTAGAATTAAACACTTTAATCATAGGTCGAATGTGCCGAGGACTGTTGGTCGTCGTTTCTGCAGGGCGCTAAACGGAAAAGCGCTCGCATTTGAATTTAGTTGGAATACAGCCTCGAATGTTAACTCTCGGGAATATGGACCACTCGTTTAGCATGTCGGTTAGTTTGTGCACACTTTGACGTGTTTTCGGTGATTTATTTGGTGGTTTTAGATGGATATTTTTGGCGTTGTTTTGTCGGGACTGGAGAGGGGATTTGAAACAAACAGCGGCGGCCATGTTGAGAGACAGTGAACGTCGTCTTTAGAAGTTCATTCCGAGCAACGTTTCGCTCATAATCTGTTAATTTTCGCTGGAtgtgttttggcagcatgacatcGGGATCCAGGGAGGGGATCGGTGTCGATGGGGGAAGGAATCCGGCCAGGAAAGCCGAAGGTTGCGACGAAGAGGAGAGCGGAGAGCCAGCGACCGAGGAGCGCAGTACAAAGGGAGACGACGGAGTGGAAATTCTTAATCCATCAGTCTCGGGTCTCAGTCCCGGTCCAACTCCGGTCCCGCTACCGAACCGAACAGGACCGGCTTCGACCCAACAGTCTCAGTCCTCCACGGAGCCGGCCCCTCCTTGTCACGACCAACATCATTTTCTACGATCAAGTGTTCGACCTCCAAGCAAGAGGATCCGGAAGGATTCCATAGGCTCAGCCATCAACGGACACGGAGGGACCAAATCCAGAGGTACTGTAGATGACCCGTGCGTGGGGTTAGTCGGGGTCACTTAAATTATTAATTTGGATAGTCGTTTTTTTGTTCAGCCCTTGGGAGAACTGGATTTCCTGCAGCATTTCAGTGAAATGTCTGCAACTTGAAATGATAGAGAAACTGAAGAAACTCTTCACCAGGAGTAACATTTGTCACGCCTAAATCAGACGAGCTTTCTTGTTGCAGTTGTTTTAATAGTGTTCACTTTCCAAGTACAGAAGGgacagaatattttattttgagcaaGTGTACCTTAATTTTCTTATACTATTATTTATCATAGTACAACATTCAAGCTTTAAATAACATTTCGAACTGATGTCCATGTctcatttcaaacatttatgacaaaagCAAACGACTAAATAAATAACCAGAATTGAGTGATCAAATTCTATTTGTcacacagaattaaaaaaacatttttctgacaCCTGAAATAAAATTTAGAAGGTACCTCAACTTtctgatatatttattttaagatggTTATGGGCAAGCGTGTGTTCACAGTGTCGACACCGTTTATGAAACGAATAAAACTCCACTCACGACAGTCCATAAACAGCATTTCCTTGATTTTACCCTCGTGACTGGAGTGATTGCAAAATGATCTTAGGTGACTTGCCAGCACATCGAAAACACCCGAGTAACAGTCTCGCAGCACTGACGGGCGACAGAGAAATGATGGCCTCAAAgcggtcaagacctcagatagttatTAGTTGCTCTACCGGGCTACTGCTAAGGCTAGGTCAGGTGTAGTTGCTGCCCCAGAATTCTGCttatgtattagactcctcagtcagggaatacatttcttggatataacttgttggtaCTCATTCTTACAAGTAAACGGACGCACAGAGGTACACAGTAGGTGTATTTCCAATAGCTCTGACCTCAAAACCAACACACAcgttaaatatatttatttttataataccGAGGTGTGGAGAGGACGATGTGATGTTCTGCTGCCTGTCAAAGTTGTAAccacatgcatttttaatgtcgATGTGGCAGTGTGACTGCTGTAAAGGCATGTGGTCGAAGTTCAATAATGTGTCCGAAAATTCATTTTCAGGCGGACCTCAGTTTGTTCTTTAGAGCTGACCGTACTGAGGAATGCAGGGGGATCTAGAATGCGACTGAATGGAGCTCAGTTTATTTTAATCTGATGCTATATTGGTACATGTCTATTTGGAACGAGACACATCTGGGTTACCGCTGCCGCACACGCATTTGCATCAGCATGTCTACAGTTagtttcacagcactggctggTGGCAGTGTCCAGCTGagatcagtgtttgtttggtttcctCCTGGCATTGTGCGCTAGGATACATTTGGCTGTCCGAGCCCACAACAAGGTGGTTTTGAACTCTCGACTCGCAGCCATATGGGCTCATTTTTTCTGCCGTGCTGCCAAAATTCAGCCCAGTGAGGCAGGGAAGCGGCAGGGGGTGTGACTGGTTAAGTTGTTTGGCTGGAGAGGAGTTTATAAAATACAGAGTAAAATATCTGATTTAAGTGTTTGTGTCCTACtaatttcttgttgttgtttttttgtgtgtgtgtgttacagccTCGGAGAATGGATCATCCACCCAGGGATCGGTGGGTCAGTCAGGGCCTTTGGCCAGTACCTTGGGGGGTGTTTCTAAGGCCTCCAAAGGCCAAGGTCCTACTGATAAAGAAGAACAAGCTGGCAACCAGAAGAGGGCTCGTCGACAGTGGGAGTCATGGAGtgctgaagacaaaaacagcttTTTTGAGGGGCTGTATGAGGTACGTTTTTAGATACCTGCTTAGGTatatcttttttaaatgttaaggATGATTAAAAAGTGGTTCCAACAAGGAAGTTACCTCTAGATAAATTTAGTTATTAAACACTTGAATTTCATGAACACAGGGTGGGTGAAATGGTcccacaaaaatgtattttaaatgttataaaaatgtggcttttttttccctccaaaagtgCAACTCGGGTTGCCTCCCATTATGTATATTGCAGACACATTTTAGACCCTCAAtctcacatttacattttgccTGTGTACTGAATTAAGTAACAGCAATTGGGGAGATGCTCAGTGTTGAACCTTGTTGTGGTTTGACGTCACACTTTTTCGGGGTCAAAGCTTGTATATTTGAGATGGTGTTCAACGATGTCACTGTTGTGTAGTGACAACTTATATTGGGAGAACATAGTGGAGGTGGCTGCCTGAATGTTAGAGcactagtgctgtgtttaaaaaatcgattttctgattctgaatcgattcgtacattaaTTCCATGAAAATCGATTTGTgtgtccaaagatcggattaattaatttacgttttaacacatattctccgggtgaagtccaaGCCCTTTGACgacctcacgagtcacgtgacgcgacatcacccagcgctcctgtccaagccatccaccgggccacaacaaatgaaactcgagcgaactttaccaccaCCGGGTagttctgcacgctctgtcaaaataactgaagtgaTTGCGGGCTTCacttgcaaagatatgcgccggGTTAGGgtcttccgtcgttgaaaacgagggcttcaggcggctaatgaccGTAATAGAGCCACACTACGCTATGGTGTCTctcaaacgtctgttatcccaagcATTGCACCggtcagtaaaagaaaacgtgaaaagtaagatTCAGTCggcagtcagggtgggcattacaagAGATACGTGGACATCTTGGCAGTCTTACacgagtctgacaactcactatattgatgaggagtgagacctcttgtcgtacgtactacagaccacagagaactgttcacatactgcgcaatgaccgtcaggttgctgtgaagtcagcactctgttgacattttcactcgctgagaatatctttctttcattttgataataaaataaaaatgcattagtattaaacagcatcttttgggtgaattgtTCATGtcctatttctaataatgcagcAGTCCCATGAGCCAGTCCCATCTGccgttctgtgtctggatctttattatcatttactatgaatccttcattcatttcctgttgaatgtcaatatgatactagtattaatatgTTGCgtcacttgtcatgtgattatggcagtagctcagaaaatggtttaaatactaacctgaagaGATTGGatggaatcgaatcgattcttgaaattagaatcgatacccagccctataGAGCACTGCAGGGATCTGTAGTGTAGTGAGGTTTGTGGCTGCCGACAGACTTGTACATGGTTGTTGCATCGTTCTTGTGTGTGGCTGCTATACAAACTGATAAGCTGTTGCGCTGGTTAAATCCTCACCACTTCTATCTTGACCCACGTACTGCCAACCAAATTGTCACCCGCTAAATCCAAAGTCGCCGCTGTGTTTCTTGCATGCAGCGCTTTCACTGCCACTTCGATTTCCGTCTGCTCCTCTCTAGCATGGGAAGGATTTCGAGGCCATCCAGAACAACATCGCCATGAAGTACAAGAAGCGAGGGAAGCCTGCCAACATGGTGAAGAACAAGGAGCAGGTGCGCCActtctactaccggacctggcACAAGATCTCCAAACACATCGACTTTGCTAACGGTGAGCCGCCAGATATTTTTCATCAAAGCCTTTTTTTGTAAACACATGCCGTTGCCTGTCCTCAGTTTACGCCCGTGTGCTGAAGAAGTCCTCCCAGGAACTCTACGGGCTCATCTGCTACGCTGAGCTCCGCAAGAAAGTGGGAGGCTGTGAGTGTCGGAGCCGTCCTTGTTTACACTGCGTTTATGTTCCAGTGATTAGGCAGGAGGTCACGAGGGGGCAGCTGCTCCTGAGGGACGGAAGGTTGTAAACATAACAGGTTGTGTTTCGTCTCCCACAGTAATGGACGATAAGAACGTGGCAAAGCTGAATGAGCTCATCCAACAAGGGTGAGTCCAAATGTTATAACCGTCTGCGGTTATGACCTCATGCGGCCAAACGTGCCATGCTTCTGTCTCCGCAGGGCCACCACTGTGCGCTCCAAAGGCAGGAACCTGCGGATCAAAGCCCCCATGTGTCGAGCGCTGAAGAAACTTTGTGATCCAGATGGTAAGATCCAGGTGACCCAGAAGATGATGGGGAAACAACATCGCAGCATAAAGATGTCAGGAACAGCGGGGGTGGGGTTTGATAGCAACAATAGCAACGTGTGGGCTTGTCGTGTTTCCATGGTTACCCAGATTATGGAAGAGAAAGACTGAACGCACTGACCCAAAGGCTAGATTATAGAGCAGGTGACCATTTTTTAAACTAGTGTCTCTATTTTTGTGGACAGTTTCCTCATATGGTTCAGAATCATTTTGCCTATTTAGAACACTGGGTCTGTCAGTTTTTGACCCATATCTCAGTCAGTAAACCCTGGAAACTTTGAAGTCAAATCCCTTTCATCTGCAGGCGTGAGTGACGAGGAGGACCAGAAGCCAGTGCGTCTTCCTCTCAAGGTCGCTGTGGAGCTGCAGCCGCGAAGCAACCAGTCGTGGACCCGAGTCCAGAGTCTTGCTCACAACCCCCGTCTAAGGTGAGAGCTTTCATCCTCTGTGACAGTCTGTATTTCAGTCACCTTCTGTTCATACACTTAAACCCATGAATGTCCTCTCTTGCATAAAAAAACTCATGCTCCGCAACATTTCCTGAGCATTGCTCAGCTCTTTATTTTTAGACTGAAAGCTGTCGTCGTGGTCTCAATACTGTGTTTCAGGATTTTACTTTCTCTGGAAGTTCAGTTAAATTTGGGCTGTGGATTGTTGATCTGCAGATGTAATGATCCAGCACATTCATCTGTTGTTTGACCTGTGCAGAACACTGTCACAGATGAATGATGGGGAGAACAGAAATAGCACTTTTGTGAAGTAATTCTAGTGTTGTGTTACAGCGATGGGACCATGTGATTCATAAACACAACTTCCTCTCTAGTGATGTTCCTATTAAAGCATCTCTAATTGCAGGATGGTGGTGGAGCTCCACAGGAAGGTCTCCAGTCTCATCGAGTACCTGAAGCAGAAGTGGGCATACCACGACCAGCGAATCGTATCCTTACACCTGGTTTTAGATCAAAATCCCGAGCAGAGATCCGCGGATCTGTGTCTGTCACCAATGACCTTGACTCTGACCTCTGCAGCTGAAGAGTCTGATGGAACGTGAGGCTCTGGAGGGAACCTCTTCCAACTCTCCCACCAAGTCCTGGCTAGAGGAGCTCTTCTTGTTCCCGGCCGAGAGCAGCACTTTAACCACGCTGCCCGGCGTGGCCCGAGTGGTCCACTCCAAGGCCTCCTGCACTGTCCACTGGCAGGAGAGCGGGAAGAACCGGCCCAATACCAAGGAGCTGCCCACTGTCCAGATCCTGGGGATTCAATCGGCAGCTCGCGCTAAGCCTGGAAAAGCAACTTCTGCGGTGTCGGTGAGCGCCTGTGAGGCCTCACTGGAGAGGGCGGAGGAGAAGACTGCACTCTCTGGGGTGTCACCTGCCTCATGTGTGCCGGTGGTTGCCAGAGAGGAGGCCGTCGAGGGGAGCAAGATTCCTCTGGGCGAAGACGGGATCTGTGGTTCATCTGTGACCAGTACAACAGATAATATGTGCATTGGTGCGGAGAGCTTGTCAGAGCTAAGCAAAGAGGAGCAGAACCTCGGCACCTCCTCGCCAGAGATGACGCCGTCTCCTCCAGCGAAGGCTCCGGTGGCTGCCTCAGACGAGGGACTTCTGTCCGGCGCTAAAGAGCGGACGATCGAGCAGATCAGGGAGGAAGGCTGGAGTGCCCGCGACGCGGAGAACGTCACGCTGGCTGAGCTCTACCTGATGTTCGGGAAGCCCGGGAAGTTGCAGCTGGAGTACGAGTGGCAGACTGTCGCGCCTCCAGACGGCAGCCAGGAACACGGACTCACCGTCAAACCAAACCCTACACAACGTGTTCTGCGTTGTCTGCTCAGGCTGGTCAACACTGAGGTCAACCCCAAACCAGTGGTAAGGATGATCTTCTTATGTTCAGACACACTCCatccaggaaacattcagttgAAATCGTGTTCTCCTCGCAGCCGCCTGAGTTGTGTTCCACTGCCACCTCCCCTCTCAAGAGCCAGCAGGACGAGCCTCTCACTCCTCCAGGGAAAGCTCAGGTAGCAGGGGTCCGCAGCCCCAACTATAGTCGGCAGCAGCTCACCGCCCGAGGGGCGAGGTCTAACGTCGGGGGCGCAGGTACCGATCCCATATGTCCTAGTCAGCAAGGTCGCGTCCGGACAATCATGACTGGCGTCTGCGCAGGCGGACGGAACCTTCCTCGCTCCCTGCTGGGGTCCAGCGATCCAGAGAGCGGAGTGTTTGCAGTGCCCACGACCCTCCCCCCAAACAGCTCCCGACACAACCGAATGTTCTCCCCCAACAAGGAGGCGGAGCTCGCGCTGAGGCAGCAGCTCGACTCCATCAGCGTAAGAGAAGCCTGTTTTCTGACAACTCTTCTTGAGCCCATCTTGCTCCCGTAGTGCCACCCTGGACTCTGCAGGGTTAAagttgaatttgtgatgaatcagGTTTTCCTCCGCAGATGCACTCGGACCTTTTCCTCTCCAGACAGAGGAAGCCTCGAAACAGACAGTTGCGCAAGCCACTGgtggttcaggtgagtcactCAGAGCAGTGAGGGCGGAGCtttgaaaaagagaaaaatgcaGAGTCATGAAGATGATCCCCTTCTTGCCTGCAGAGGACTTTGCTGCCGCGGACGACGGGCGACACGCCGCAGCACGTCTGCTCCTTCTCCATCCTGTCCAACTCTTCCGCCACAGGTACAACAGCCTCCTGCAGCACGAGCTGCGTCTGAGTCAGCTGACCTTTCTGTCACCTTCATCAGGAACTGGATCTTTTCGGCCAATCCAAACGCGACTCACTCCCCCCTCACGACCTCCTCAGTCCAAAACTGCTCCTGGTGCTTCGACATCTGCAGTGAGCAGCCAGCTCTCCAGTATGTTGCTCACATCGTGGCTTCTTCTTTAGTAAATACAGCTGAGTGTGCGGTGAGTTTGAAACCACAATGTGTGTTCAGGCGCCATCGACCTGGCAGCTAAATCGGCTGGCATCATCCCTGAGAGTCCCCGCAGAGACGGCGACGTGCCCTCTGGTGACAACACCTTGATCACGACTGAAACACTCCCTAAAGGCCAGGAGGACTCACGGCTTCTCCAGCACTCCATCACTGAGGTTAGGGATCTGAACACTACATGTTCATGCAGAGCATGTAGTGTTTCAAGGTGGcgctgttctctctctctcgctgcagAACGGTCTGGCTCAGCCTCCGTCACCCGGAGCGGACTCTCTTCTGTCGCCCCCTAGTGTCGCCTCACTCTTAGACATCTCCCTCCCGGGTCCCCCCGAAGAAGCACTGGCGCCCGGGGAGCCTCAGACGCACATCAGTGACTCCATCATCGAGCTGGCCATCAACTCAGCCCACTATGGTGAGTCTGCACGGTGGGCGGAGCCCGGGACAGCGTCACTGAGGGTTCCGTGTTCCCATCCAGGCGAGGAGTCGGCGCTCTCTCCGGCGAAGCTCGGCGGCCAGGCTGCCAAACTGTTGACCTCGTCTCCCTCAGCGAGTCCATCCAGAGGCTGGATCCCCTCACCCAGTCACGACCCCCAGTGGTACCCCAGCGACTCCTCAGACTCCACGCTCGGGTGCCTCCTGTGTAAGCCCTGAACTCCTCAGCAAATCTGCTGGTGCTTGAGACGGACGTGTCAGGAACACACTAGAGCTTCAGACATTTATTAGTTGCCGACAACTTCCGTCCATCCGACTCCTCCTCACCGCTTGTCTCCCTCCACAGCGAGTATGGTGTCGCCTGAGAAGAGCCGGCGCCCCACCTTGACCCCCTCTGGTCCCTCCAGCGGCACTGCCTTGTTTGGTCCCAGCCTCCTGGACTGCAACTCCCATGATTCCTTTCAGTCCCGCGGCCTCCCTGACGTGGCAGAAGTAAGACCTGTTCCTGTTCTGATGAGAGCATCACACTCGGCAGCTGTCACTTCAAGAGGCTAAGGACTGGTGCTTCTCCGGCAGGTGGACACCCAGCTGGCGTGCATGATGagcgagagcagcgtggactACATCGCCCGCTTCAACGACCTCGCCCAGCAGCTGGCCGTCACCGAGCCCTCCGTCTCACCCCCCTGAAGCAGCAGCCATCCTCGCCCTCGTGTGTTTAAGTGCAATAATTACCGTGAACTTTGACCTTCCCGTCTGGAGCTGCAGttgaagaaagagagagaagaaagaaaaaacaaacaaaacccttTAACAGCGACAACACGACCTCATGTACAGGAACCTTCTCTGCCATTCAACAACCCGTGTGTTCTACTCGGAGACGGCCAAAAggtgcagcagggggcgccaaaaGCTGCTCCTCTTCAGTAGTAGTAAGTCTTCGGCGTTCGGCAGCTTTCGCTTACCTCAACAAGATGGCCGACCTGTTTGGGGAACTCTATGGAAGTGAGGTCAttttataaacaaaaacaactttcccTTTTTCTTGCACTTTTTACGAGCCTCACTTTTAAGAAAAAATAACAGAATTTTCTCTTTAATTTATGAtaattttctcctttttttataatttaaatTGAAACGATTCCATCGATCTGACAGACTGAACACGTGACACTCCATCCCATCTCCGCAACACTCGACCTTTAACGTTGGCATTCCTTTCACCTctgaagccaaactgtttcagatttaacactgaaaaacatcaagataattCACTGGTGAATCTCAGGTGAATATAGAAGAAGCATTCAAAACATGAATCATGTCAGTGCAGCATATTCATCGAAACACACAAATGCTAATGCCAACTAACATGTCAATTTCCAGTCCAACCTTGGAGGAAAAACAACGACACTAACAGGACCGCTTCAAAGCCACACCCGCCAGTGTTGCCGAGTCTTCAAGAGCTTCCACACTTGGGATTATAATCCCGCGCCGCATCAGTCGTTTGACTTCGAATTCCTGTTGAATAAGTTTCTATTTGCAGGAATTCCAGCGTCGACATTTGTAACAAAGTGTAAATAGTTGACGGGACTATTTATTGTTGGAAAATTCAGACGAGTGGATTTAATTTAAGAGCtctgaaaaaa
The genomic region above belongs to Synchiropus splendidus isolate RoL2022-P1 chromosome 19, RoL_Sspl_1.0, whole genome shotgun sequence and contains:
- the cramp1 gene encoding protein cramped-like isoform X2, with protein sequence MFGLEITPRNFHLSMTSGSREGIGVDGGRNPARKAEGCDEEESGEPATEERSTKGDDGVEILNPSVSGLSPGPTPVPLPNRTGPASTQQSQSSTEPAPPCHDQHHFLRSSVRPPSKRIRKDSIGSAINGHGGTKSRASENGSSTQGSVGQSGPLASTLGGVSKASKGQGPTDKEEQAGNQKRARRQWESWSAEDKNSFFEGLYEHGKDFEAIQNNIAMKYKKRGKPANMVKNKEQVRHFYYRTWHKISKHIDFANVYARVLKKSSQELYGLICYAELRKKVGGLMDDKNVAKLNELIQQGATTVRSKGRNLRIKAPMCRALKKLCDPDGVSDEEDQKPVRLPLKVAVELQPRSNQSWTRVQSLAHNPRLRMVVELHRKVSSLIEYLKQKWAYHDQRILKSLMEREALEGTSSNSPTKSWLEELFLFPAESSTLTTLPGVARVVHSKASCTVHWQESGKNRPNTKELPTVQILGIQSAARAKPGKATSAVSVSACEASLERAEEKTALSGVSPASCVPVVAREEAVEGSKIPLGEDGICGSSVTSTTDNMCIGAESLSELSKEEQNLGTSSPEMTPSPPAKAPVAASDEGLLSGAKERTIEQIREEGWSARDAENVTLAELYLMFGKPGKLQLEYEWQTVAPPDGSQEHGLTVKPNPTQRVLRCLLRLVNTEVNPKPVPPELCSTATSPLKSQQDEPLTPPGKAQVAGVRSPNYSRQQLTARGARSNVGGAGTDPICPSQQGRVRTIMTGVCAGGRNLPRSLLGSSDPESGVFAVPTTLPPNSSRHNRMFSPNKEAELALRQQLDSISMHSDLFLSRQRKPRNRQLRKPLVVQRTLLPRTTGDTPQHVCSFSILSNSSATGTGSFRPIQTRLTPPSRPPQSKTAPGASTSAVSSQLSSAIDLAAKSAGIIPESPRRDGDVPSGDNTLITTETLPKGQEDSRLLQHSITENGLAQPPSPGADSLLSPPSVASLLDISLPGPPEEALAPGEPQTHISDSIIELAINSAHYGEESALSPAKLGGQAAKLLTSSPSASPSRGWIPSPSHDPQWYPSDSSDSTLGCLLSSMVSPEKSRRPTLTPSGPSSGTALFGPSLLDCNSHDSFQSRGLPDVAEVDTQLACMMSESSVDYIARFNDLAQQLAVTEPSVSPP
- the cramp1 gene encoding protein cramped-like isoform X1, yielding MVKRKKTSSTTEEHENGMTSGSREGIGVDGGRNPARKAEGCDEEESGEPATEERSTKGDDGVEILNPSVSGLSPGPTPVPLPNRTGPASTQQSQSSTEPAPPCHDQHHFLRSSVRPPSKRIRKDSIGSAINGHGGTKSRASENGSSTQGSVGQSGPLASTLGGVSKASKGQGPTDKEEQAGNQKRARRQWESWSAEDKNSFFEGLYEHGKDFEAIQNNIAMKYKKRGKPANMVKNKEQVRHFYYRTWHKISKHIDFANVYARVLKKSSQELYGLICYAELRKKVGGLMDDKNVAKLNELIQQGATTVRSKGRNLRIKAPMCRALKKLCDPDGVSDEEDQKPVRLPLKVAVELQPRSNQSWTRVQSLAHNPRLRMVVELHRKVSSLIEYLKQKWAYHDQRILKSLMEREALEGTSSNSPTKSWLEELFLFPAESSTLTTLPGVARVVHSKASCTVHWQESGKNRPNTKELPTVQILGIQSAARAKPGKATSAVSVSACEASLERAEEKTALSGVSPASCVPVVAREEAVEGSKIPLGEDGICGSSVTSTTDNMCIGAESLSELSKEEQNLGTSSPEMTPSPPAKAPVAASDEGLLSGAKERTIEQIREEGWSARDAENVTLAELYLMFGKPGKLQLEYEWQTVAPPDGSQEHGLTVKPNPTQRVLRCLLRLVNTEVNPKPVPPELCSTATSPLKSQQDEPLTPPGKAQVAGVRSPNYSRQQLTARGARSNVGGAGTDPICPSQQGRVRTIMTGVCAGGRNLPRSLLGSSDPESGVFAVPTTLPPNSSRHNRMFSPNKEAELALRQQLDSISMHSDLFLSRQRKPRNRQLRKPLVVQRTLLPRTTGDTPQHVCSFSILSNSSATGTGSFRPIQTRLTPPSRPPQSKTAPGASTSAVSSQLSSAIDLAAKSAGIIPESPRRDGDVPSGDNTLITTETLPKGQEDSRLLQHSITENGLAQPPSPGADSLLSPPSVASLLDISLPGPPEEALAPGEPQTHISDSIIELAINSAHYGEESALSPAKLGGQAAKLLTSSPSASPSRGWIPSPSHDPQWYPSDSSDSTLGCLLSSMVSPEKSRRPTLTPSGPSSGTALFGPSLLDCNSHDSFQSRGLPDVAEVDTQLACMMSESSVDYIARFNDLAQQLAVTEPSVSPP